A genomic window from Salvia miltiorrhiza cultivar Shanhuang (shh) chromosome 5, IMPLAD_Smil_shh, whole genome shotgun sequence includes:
- the LOC130986131 gene encoding uncharacterized protein At4g26485-like, producing the protein MSNIAELKSRGSKVMHGIDATEIAKHQLLRQLKFDRIIFNFPHAGFFSRESTECQLGRHRKLVSQFLMNAKQMISENGEIHISHKTNGFHAQFKVESIASSHGLRLMEAVKFKCGHYPGYNTKYGFGGDKNFNPNPSKTFKFGLKTLPPS; encoded by the exons ATGTCCAACATCGCGGAATTAAAGAGCAGAGGGAGCAAGGTGATGCATGGGATCGATGCAACTGAAATAGCCAAGCATCAATTGCTCCGACAACTCAAATTCGATCGCATAATCTTTAATTTCCCTCATGCTGGATTTTTTTCGAGAGAGTCGACCGAATGTCAGCTTGG GCGTCACAGGAAACTGGTGAGCCAGTTTCTGATGAACGCGAAACAGATGATAAGTGAAAATGGTGAGATTCACATTTCGCACAAGACGAATGGTTTCCACGCCCAATTTAAGGTGGAAAGCATTGCTTCTTCGCATGGGCTTAGGCTTATGGAGGCTGTCAAATTTAAATGTGGGCATTATCCAGGCTACAACACCAAGTATGGATTTGGGGGAGATAAAAACTTTAATCCAAACCCAAGCAAAACCTTCAAATTCGGCCTTAAAACCTTACCGCCTTCCtga
- the LOC130986132 gene encoding uncharacterized protein At4g26485-like, protein MGIQQSVMQTSAIETDEEEENANSSLNWYNSNSGEKSEYNSLGSLDPWQKEREGRWMKHYSSCHRILLVGEGDFSFSTCLASAFGWASNMVATSFDSQAFLVKNYRNALSNLVELRMRKCRVMLEIDATKMATHQLLSGMKFDRIVFNFPFAGFFKGLPREAQIRLHRRLVSGFLENTKEMLSENGEIHITHKSNGFHGEWKLELVAFVHGLRLVEAVDFDKVEWPGYNTKYGFGGDHNFDCNPSITYKFRPFHI, encoded by the exons ATGGGAATCCAGCAGAGTGTTATGCAGACTTCCGCCATTGAAACAGATGAGGAGGAAGAAAATGCTAATTCCTCACTAAATTGGTATAACTCAAACTCTGGTGAGAAATCGGAGTACAACTCTCTTGGTTCCCTTGATCCATGGCAGAAGGAAAGAGAGGGTAGATGGATGAAGCATTACAGTAGCTGCCACCGGATTCTGCTGGTTGGGGAGGGGGATTTCTCCTTCTCCACTTGTTTGGCGTCGGCTTTTGGTTGGGCTTCTAACATGGTGGCCACGTCTTTTGATTCTCAAG CTTTTTTGGTGAAGAATTACAGGAATGCGTTATCCAATCTAGTGGAATTGAGGATGAGGAAGTGCAGGGTGATGCTGGAGATTGATGCAACTAAAATGGCTACTCATCAACTCCTCTCCGGAATGAAATTCGACCGCATCGTCTTCAACTTCCCTTTTGCCGGATTTTTCAAGGGATTGCCGCGCGAAGCTCAGATCCG ACTTCATAGAAGGCTGGTGAGCGGGTTCTTGGAGAATACGAAAGAAATGTTGAGCGAAAATGGTGAGATCCACATAACTCACAAGAGCAATGGATTCCACGGGGAGTGGAAGTTGGAGTTGGTGGCTTTTGTCCACGGACTTAGGCTTGTGGAAGCAGTGGATTTTGATAAGGTGGAGTGGCCAGGGTACAACACCAAGTATGGATTTGGGGGCGACCACAACTTCGATTGCAACCCCAGCATCACTTACAAATTTCGACCTTTTCATATATAA